A region of Vigna radiata var. radiata cultivar VC1973A chromosome 6, Vradiata_ver6, whole genome shotgun sequence DNA encodes the following proteins:
- the LOC106763015 gene encoding elongation factor 1-beta 2, with amino-acid sequence MAVTFSDLHTEEGIKSLDQFLSGKTYISGDLLTKDDIKVYAAVVEKPGDSFPNAAKWYDVVSSQLASSFPGKAQGVRFSTVSAPAEAAPAKAAATADEDDDDDLDLFGDETEEDKKAAEEREAAKKSAKKKESGKSSVLLDVKPWDDETDMKKLEEAVRSIEMPGLLWGASKLVPVGYGIKKLQIMMTIVDDLVSVDTLIEEHLTVEPCNEYIQSCDIVAFNKI; translated from the exons ATGGCTGTCACCTTCTCAGATCTACACACCGAAGAGGGTATCAAATCCCTCGATCAATTCCTTTCTGGGAAAACCTATATTTCTGG GGATCTATTGACAAAGGATGATATCAAAGTGTATGCAGCTGTTGTGGAAAAGCCTGGGGACTCTTTCCCCAATGCTGCCAAGTGGTACGATGTTGTCTCTTCTCAACTTGCCTCAAG CTTCCCTGGGAAGGCTCAAGGGGTTAGATTCAGTACCGTATCTGCTCCAGCTGAAGCTGCACCTGCCAAAGCG GCTGCTACTgctgatgaagatgatgatgatgatcttgATCTCTTTGGCGACGAGACAGAGGAGGATAAGAAGGCAGCAGAAGAAAGGGAGGCTGCTAAAAAGTCTGccaagaaaaaagaga GTGGCAAGTCTTCTGTCCTACTCGATGTCAAGCCTTGGGATGATGAGACCGACATGAAGAAGCTGGAAGAGGCAGTCCGCAGTATTGAGATGCCTGGTTTATTGTGGGGAGCAT CCAAACTGGTGCCAGTGGGATATGGAATCAAGAAGTTGCAGATCATGATGACTATTGTGGATGACCTTGTATCTGTGGACACCCTCATCGAAGAACACCTGACAGTTGAGCCATGCAACGAGTATATCCAAAGCTGTGACATTGTTGCattcaacaaaatttaa